From Meles meles chromosome 5, mMelMel3.1 paternal haplotype, whole genome shotgun sequence, one genomic window encodes:
- the LOC123942204 gene encoding spermatogenesis-associated protein 31D1-like: MSSSPCSGPGCSFVPPVSCSPLGRHHDTNHFRQLLCPDPSCEVCNSTTAEINQMLFLQTPEDSTPLDSTAPVTTSSFTLSPDFSAVPPGAPLPKPSPPPAFISQPNPVIPVADVFPPSPPGDSLPPKPFPPLDSKFPRDHFPAQPLAFPPSQPHHAHTEGHSVQTETERVSLSPTFSLDPTLPQDVSPLPELSRRVNLTETFAHHHAPPTQSASPPPDSNLTVPQSKPISISTKPVPQGSPPDSSGGLSTYIPTILGIDPTSLSVLDLPWWKTHAKDFFPSTLAPRDFHQEVLALHSSGASSRGDPAANLLQPGNLSLLSPDALALLEKQRQKRSDFLLWKEPKGSFAKQTIVDTHDLASSLPFWSSKDQSKELHRHQRRPYPTTMEEGHLQHSPIQLFWGLQDPHRESFFPAADASGHISNDSPEQESPVVPHPLPRSLPENPPQLLPQTQPLPNPRVQPQTHLQSPLPILPSGPLPDIKVCGVCFHRPPNESENLTPTEMQHLEWNVLQKVQRRVWGLPTVVQRSQEDYCPPAPKPSLSHKATKAEVVISIPPGQFPLNEEVRRKLESHLRKRLIQHRWGIPRRIYESLAVMSRLSTLPQLPESQRFRGRSWIPKSLSKLNDTESVNDNDSEMLQLEDGELDKDNDNLKKGQEHNPEDGPKDDLLSDLESSSDHDIERDSEKELRSPSEKNSTVSVETTGQRQLENVLKIHLHKKSEEISESQLPGTVNDSWHTMKKTSFPSEKSQAEIKQRHLPPSEVEEYSLNTCQELPFVEPRVQQMLEAHIKRFRWRMLWGLPSRVLESIEIFKSRKATSPCSPSCSTKLIPAPNSKPGRFNSLRGSLKSLHGDKAGTANSAPIVDHPRPATSTVGKEEQRIPRQQSSNINHWLVEDVPEAKHGRQSLKPVKNVTLANRWPPKPLARP; this comes from the coding sequence ATGTCGTCCTCCCCTTGCTCTGGTCCTGGCTGCAGCTTTGTACCTCCTGTCTCCTGCAGCCCCCTCGGCCGGCATCATGATACCAACCACTTTCGTCAACTCTTATGTCCAGACCCCTCCTGTGAGGTGTGTAATAGCACAACTGCTGAGATCAATCAGATGCTGTTCCTACAGACCCCGGAAGATTCGACTCCCTTGGATTCCACAGCTCCTGTGACTACTTCATCGTTCACTCTCTCCCCTGACTTCTCAGCAgtccctccaggagctcctctaCCGAAGCCTTCCCCACCACCTGCCTTCATCTCCCAACCTAACCCAGTGATCCCTGTGGCAGACGTTTTTCCACCCTCGCCACCAGGTGATTCTTTGCCACCAAAGCCTTTTCCTCCCTTGGATTCCAAATTCCCAAGGGACCATTTCCCAGCCCAGCCCCTTGCCTTTCCTCCTTCTCAACCACATCATGCCCATACAGAGGGCCATAGTGtccagacagagacagagagagtgtctCTAAGTCCCACCTTCTCTCTGGACCCTACCCTTCCCCAAGATGTCAGCCCCTTACCGGAGTTGTCTCGGAGGGTGAATCTCACTGAGACCTTTGCTCATCATCACGCACCACCAACCCAGTCTGCTTCACCACCACCAGACAGCAATTTAACTGTGCCTCAATCTAAACCGATTTCCATCTCAACGAAGCCTGTTCCACAGGGCTCGCCCCCAGACAGCTCTGGTGGGTTGTCTACTTACATCCCAACAATCCTAGGCATCGACCCCACCAGCTTGTCAGTTTTAGACCTCCCTTGGTGGAAAACTCATGCCAAAGACTTCTTCCCTTCAACCTTGGCTCCACGTGATTTCCATCAAGAGGTTCTGGCCCTCCATTCTTCAGGGGCTTCTTCCAGGGGAGACCCTGCAGCCAACCTTCTACAGCCTGGCAACCTCTCACTTCTCAGCCCTGATGCCCTGGCACTTctagagaaacaaaggcaaaagaggaGTGACTTCCTtctgtggaaggaaccaaagGGTTCTTTTGCAAAACAAACAATTGTTGACACCCATGATTTGgcatcctcccttcctttctggagcAGCAAAGACCAATCAAAGGAGCTGCATAGGCATCAGCGGCGCCCATATCCTACAACCATGGAGGAGGGCCATTTACAACATTCCCCCATCCAGCTCTTCTGGGGTCTCCAAGATCCACATAGGGAGTCCTTCTTCCCTGCTGCTGATGCCTCGGGTCACATCTCGAATGACTCCCCAGAGCAGGAATCCCCAGTAGTCCCCCATCCACTGCCTCGATCCTTGCCTGAGAACCCGCCTCAACTCCTGCCTCAAACCCAGCCCCTACCTAACCCTCGTGTCCAGCCCCAGACCCACCTTCAATCCCCACTCCCAATCCTGCCATCTGGTCCTCTACCCGACATCAAGGTCTGTGGAGTGTGTTTTCACAGACCTCCGAATGAATCGGAGAATCTCACGCCAACAGAAATGCAACATCTGGAATGGAACGTGTTGCAGAAGGTACAGAGACGTGTGTGGGGTTTACCCACTGTAGTCCAAAGATCCCAGGAGGACTACTGTCCTCCAGCTCCTAAGCCTTCTCTCAGCCACAAGGCCACCAAGGCCGAAGTTGTAATCTCTATCCCTCCTGGACAGTTTCCTCTGAATGAAGAGGTTCGGAGAAAACTGGAGAGTCACCTTCGAAAAAGGCTCATCCAACACCGGTGGGGCATTCCCCGTAGGATCTATGAGTCTCTCGCCGTGATGAGCCGTCTGAGTACTCTTCCACAGCTCCCTGAGTCCCAGCGCTTTCGTGGACGCTCATGGATCCCTAAGAGTCTGAGCAAATTGAACGACACTGAAAGCGTCAATGACAATGACTCAGAAATGCTTCAGCTAGAGGATGGTGAACTGGACAAGGACAATGACAACCTGAAGAAGGGTCAGGAACACAACCCAGAGGATGGCCCAAAAGATGATCTGTTGAGTGACCTTGAGAGCTCTTCAGATCATGATATAGAGCGTGATTCTGAGAAAGAACTTAGGAGCCCATCAGAGAAGAACTCCACAGTGTCTGTGGAGACTACAGGTCAGAGACAACTGGAAAATGTCCTGAAAATACATTTGCACAAAAAATCCGAGGAAATCAGTGAGAGTCAACTCCCTGGGACAGTGAATGATTCATGGCATACAATGAAGAAGACATCATTTCCTTCTGAGAAATCCCAGGCTGAGATAAAACAAAGACATTTGCCACCATCAGAGGTTGAGGAATACTCCCTGAATACCTGCCAGGAGCTTCCCTTTGTTGAACCTCGTGTACAGCAGATGCTGGAAGCCCATATTAAAAGGTTTCGTTGGAGGATGCTATGGGGCCTTCCCTCCAGGGTCCTTGAATCCATAGAGATCTTTAAATCAAGAAAGGCCACATCCCCTTGTAGCCCTTCCTGCTCAACCAAACTGATTCCTGCACCAAATTCTAAACCTGGGCGCTTCAACTCCCTTAGAGGAAGCTTGAAATCCCTCCATGGGGACAAAGCAGGAACGGCAAATTCAGCCCCCATTGTGGATCATCCTCGCCCTGCCACCTCAACTGTGGGCAAGGAAGAGCAGAGAATTCCAAGGCAGCAATCCTCTAATATCAACCACTGGCTTGTAGAGGATGTTCCAGAAGCTAAGCATGGCAGACAGAGTCTTAAACCTGTCAAAAATGTCACCTTAGCCAACAGATGGCCCCCAAAGCCGCTGGCAAGGCCATGA